A single Fusobacterium perfoetens ATCC 29250 DNA region contains:
- a CDS encoding alanine/glycine:cation symporter family protein: MEIIENFIVAIVRGLNNLLWGDLFTVNIGNTKIGLSIMVLILLPVGIMFTIRTKFLPFRLFPEMIRVTLEPKESNEEKAISGLQALIVATATRVGMGNLAGVAAAVSFGGAGAVFWMWIVALFGAATSFIESTLAQIYKEKDPLYGGFRGGPSYYISRMRLMTEVREDDICIEKNLDESDVASTKYGTHYRQSCGFKTVAILFSISALICWAGISQIVANSVSQSFVNAFSIPPLKTTIALVIISGIIIFKKNTVVNILDKIVPVMACLYLLITIFIMLKNIGSLPSMFVQIFEEAFGIKQVVSGGFGAVIMNGVKRGLFSNEAGSGSAPNAAAAAHVSHPSKQGLIQAFGVFIDTLFICSCSAFIILLAPSDLTKGLMGMDLLQTAMNYHIGEIGVIFIAVILFLFSFSTFLGVMFYSRGILAFLFGDKWWAQHAYKLVGLLMLFFGGIAQYNWVWDLGDLGVALMTVFNMIAIIPLSNQAIASLKDYEERRKNKE; this comes from the coding sequence ATGGAAATTATAGAAAATTTTATAGTTGCTATTGTAAGAGGGTTAAACAATCTTCTATGGGGAGACCTTTTTACAGTTAATATTGGAAATACTAAAATAGGATTAAGTATAATGGTATTAATTTTATTACCAGTAGGAATAATGTTTACGATAAGAACTAAGTTTTTACCATTTAGATTATTTCCTGAAATGATAAGAGTTACTTTAGAGCCTAAAGAATCTAATGAAGAAAAAGCAATTTCTGGTTTACAAGCTTTAATAGTAGCTACAGCTACAAGAGTTGGAATGGGTAATTTAGCTGGTGTAGCAGCTGCTGTTTCTTTTGGAGGAGCTGGAGCTGTATTTTGGATGTGGATAGTAGCTTTGTTTGGAGCTGCTACATCTTTTATAGAATCTACTTTGGCACAAATATATAAAGAAAAAGACCCATTATATGGGGGATTTAGAGGTGGACCATCTTATTATATCAGTAGAATGAGATTAATGACAGAAGTAAGAGAAGATGATATATGTATAGAAAAAAATCTTGATGAATCAGATGTAGCTTCAACAAAGTATGGAACTCACTATAGACAATCTTGTGGATTTAAAACAGTGGCAATTTTATTTTCAATATCAGCTTTAATTTGTTGGGCTGGGATAAGTCAAATAGTCGCTAATTCAGTGTCACAATCATTTGTAAATGCTTTTTCAATTCCACCATTAAAAACGACAATAGCTTTAGTAATTATTTCTGGTATTATTATTTTTAAGAAAAATACAGTAGTAAATATCTTAGATAAAATAGTTCCAGTAATGGCATGTTTATATCTTTTAATCACAATATTTATTATGTTAAAAAATATTGGTTCGTTACCAAGTATGTTTGTACAAATATTTGAAGAAGCTTTTGGAATTAAGCAAGTTGTCTCTGGAGGATTTGGTGCAGTAATAATGAATGGAGTAAAAAGAGGATTATTTTCTAATGAAGCTGGTTCAGGTTCAGCTCCTAATGCTGCAGCAGCAGCCCATGTTTCTCATCCTTCAAAACAAGGATTGATTCAAGCTTTTGGTGTATTTATTGATACATTATTTATTTGTAGTTGTTCAGCTTTTATAATTTTGTTAGCCCCTAGTGATTTAACAAAAGGTTTAATGGGAATGGATTTATTACAAACTGCTATGAATTATCATATAGGAGAAATTGGAGTTATATTTATAGCTGTAATCTTATTTTTATTTAGTTTTAGTACTTTCTTAGGAGTTATGTTTTATTCAAGAGGAATATTAGCATTTTTATTTGGAGACAAGTGGTGGGCTCAACATGCTTATAAATTAGTAGGATTATTAATGTTATTCTTTGGAGGAATAGCTCAATATAATTGGGTTTGGGATTTGGGAGATTTAGGAGTAGCGTTAATGACAGTATTTAATATGATAGCTATAATTCCATTATCCAACCAAGCAATAGCTTCATTAAAAGATTATGAAGAAAGAAGAAAAAATAAAGAGTAA
- the hpf gene encoding ribosome hibernation-promoting factor, HPF/YfiA family gives MKISINGRHLVVTDPINDYAVKRVEKLDKFFDRISEIVVTLSAVKLKKGPSHTAEMRAHINGTVLKAVSTEGDLYVAIDKATSILEGQIRKYKEKLRDNNDVVSQRVFKFDLATNTVSTEATKQIVKVSMESKPMTLDEAILQMETLGKDFYIFNNEETQQMNVVYKKRDGNYAHVEPAIE, from the coding sequence ATGAAAATATCTATAAACGGAAGACATTTAGTTGTTACAGACCCTATTAATGATTATGCAGTAAAAAGAGTAGAAAAGTTAGATAAATTTTTCGACCGTATTAGTGAAATTGTAGTTACATTATCAGCTGTAAAATTAAAAAAAGGACCTTCACATACTGCTGAAATGAGAGCTCATATAAATGGAACAGTATTAAAAGCAGTTTCAACAGAAGGAGACCTTTATGTAGCTATAGATAAAGCAACAAGTATATTAGAAGGACAAATAAGAAAATATAAAGAAAAATTAAGAGATAATAATGATGTTGTTTCTCAAAGAGTATTTAAGTTTGATTTAGCAACTAATACAGTTTCAACAGAAGCAACTAAACAAATAGTAAAAGTTTCTATGGAATCAAAACCTATGACATTAGATGAAGCAATTCTTCAAATGGAAACTTTAGGAAAAGATTTCTATATCTTTAATAATGAAGAAACACAACAAATGAATGTTGTTTACAAAAAAAGAGATGGAAACTATGCTCATGTTGAGCCAGCAATAGAATAA
- a CDS encoding YkvA family protein, which produces MEINKEKEYEILEGKFEEDKLTEDNFNNDEYRKFFEEDNFWEKIKKFATKIGVKGIYYALILYYILQRDDISIQDKALIVGALGYLIAPIDLIPDLLLGIGFVDDIAALTIVIKKLNQYIDEDVKNKAKIKLQDWFSELDEDLEKYI; this is translated from the coding sequence ATGGAAATAAATAAAGAAAAAGAATATGAAATATTAGAAGGAAAATTTGAAGAAGATAAATTAACAGAAGATAATTTTAATAATGATGAATATAGAAAATTTTTTGAAGAAGATAATTTCTGGGAAAAAATTAAAAAATTTGCTACTAAAATAGGAGTTAAAGGAATTTATTATGCTCTTATATTGTATTATATTTTACAAAGAGATGATATTTCTATCCAAGATAAAGCTTTAATAGTTGGAGCTCTAGGTTATTTAATAGCACCTATAGATTTAATACCAGATTTACTTTTAGGAATTGGATTTGTTGATGATATTGCAGCTTTGACAATAGTAATAAAAAAATTAAATCAATATATTGATGAAGATGTAAAAAATAAAGCAAAAATAAAATTACAAGATTGGTTTTCAGAATTAGATGAAGATTTGGAAAAATATATATAA
- a CDS encoding ankyrin repeat domain-containing protein, translating to MELLTFLENNDIENFEENLSIITVEEKNSKGFTILHLAVEEGKYEFVDALMYHGADPNVENKNHETPLHIAAKKDFHKIFKLLWEYGADLGQEDYKGRTPKDIALENSSKKVLKEIEEIEED from the coding sequence ATGGAATTGTTAACGTTTTTGGAAAACAACGATATTGAAAACTTTGAGGAAAATTTAAGCATTATTACTGTAGAAGAAAAAAATTCAAAAGGATTTACTATTCTTCATTTAGCTGTTGAAGAGGGAAAATATGAATTTGTAGATGCTCTTATGTATCATGGAGCTGACCCTAATGTTGAAAATAAAAATCATGAAACTCCATTACATATTGCAGCTAAAAAAGATTTCCACAAAATTTTCAAATTACTTTGGGAATATGGAGCTGACCTTGGTCAAGAAGATTATAAAGGAAGAACTCCTAAAGATATAGCTTTAGAAAATTCTAGTAAAAAAGTTTTAAAAGAAATTGAAGAAATAGAAGAAGATTAA
- a CDS encoding aminopeptidase P family N-terminal domain-containing protein, with protein sequence MENLTNKKINEIRNLMKKSQIDFFILPLSDYHNSEYPCDYFKALKFISGFTGSNGTLLISQKESFLWTDGRYFSQCKKELKGSEIKLMKMAVTGYPSLLEFIEKNISINQILGFDGRLFSYDTYSKISKISKKNTFKIKNNIDFIDEIWKDRPTLPKEKAYILEEIYTGISFSKKLELVRESMKKNNTTVYILSSLEDIAWLFNLRGNDIKYNPFILSYSVITLDKVLLFVDISKIDAKVENYLNKNLVEIFDYFEIYNYIKKIPIDESILIDYQNTNSFIIEGINKNIKVINKENPTILLKAIKNEIEINNTIKAHIKDGVALTKFMYWLKNIKDEKISELDIVEKIEEFRKKDNSYLGNNFSTIAAFGKNSPMMHYLPSENSYSNIEKGNFLLVDTGGHYLFGSTDTTRTFAIGEVTQEMKKHYTYVLKSLISLSKAKFPEGTLCGNLDAIARNIIWDLTLDYRCATGHGVGYVGSVHEGPNILRGTSQVPIKKSMITTVEPGIYLENQYGIRLENEILTKEFCKNEYGTFLNFETITFVPFDFEAIDLDYLTRDEIEWLNSFNSHIFKTLRPFLEEKEVFWLENFTKKI encoded by the coding sequence ATGGAAAATTTAACTAATAAAAAAATTAATGAAATAAGAAATTTAATGAAAAAAAGTCAAATAGACTTTTTTATTTTACCACTTTCAGATTATCACAATAGTGAGTATCCTTGTGATTATTTTAAAGCTCTAAAATTTATATCAGGCTTCACAGGCTCTAATGGAACTCTTTTAATTTCTCAAAAGGAATCTTTTCTTTGGACTGATGGAAGATATTTTAGCCAATGTAAAAAAGAATTAAAAGGTAGTGAAATAAAATTAATGAAAATGGCTGTTACAGGTTATCCATCTCTTTTAGAATTTATTGAAAAAAATATTTCAATAAATCAAATCTTAGGTTTTGATGGAAGATTATTTTCATATGATACTTATTCAAAAATATCTAAAATTTCTAAAAAAAATACTTTTAAAATAAAAAACAATATAGATTTTATTGATGAAATATGGAAAGATAGACCAACTCTTCCAAAGGAAAAAGCATACATTTTAGAAGAAATTTACACAGGAATATCTTTTTCTAAAAAATTAGAATTAGTAAGAGAAAGTATGAAAAAAAATAATACTACTGTTTATATTTTATCTTCATTAGAAGATATTGCTTGGTTATTTAATTTAAGAGGAAATGATATTAAATATAATCCTTTTATTTTATCTTATTCAGTAATAACTTTAGATAAAGTTTTACTTTTTGTTGATATTTCAAAAATTGATGCTAAAGTAGAAAATTACTTAAATAAAAATTTAGTAGAAATATTTGATTATTTTGAAATATATAATTATATAAAAAAGATTCCTATTGATGAAAGTATTTTAATAGATTATCAAAATACAAATAGTTTTATTATTGAAGGTATAAATAAAAATATAAAAGTTATAAATAAAGAAAATCCTACAATACTACTAAAAGCAATAAAAAATGAAATTGAAATAAATAATACAATAAAAGCTCATATAAAAGATGGAGTTGCTTTAACTAAATTTATGTATTGGTTAAAAAATATAAAAGATGAAAAAATTTCAGAACTTGATATAGTTGAAAAAATAGAAGAGTTTAGAAAAAAAGATAACAGTTATCTTGGAAATAATTTTAGTACTATTGCTGCCTTTGGAAAAAATTCTCCTATGATGCACTATTTACCAAGTGAAAATTCTTATTCAAATATAGAAAAAGGAAATTTTTTACTTGTAGATACAGGAGGACATTATTTATTTGGAAGTACTGATACCACTAGAACTTTTGCAATAGGTGAAGTTACTCAAGAAATGAAAAAACATTATACTTATGTTTTAAAAAGTTTAATTTCTCTTTCTAAAGCAAAATTTCCTGAAGGGACTCTTTGTGGAAACTTAGATGCTATTGCTAGAAATATTATTTGGGATTTAACCCTTGATTATAGATGTGCTACAGGTCACGGGGTTGGGTATGTAGGAAGTGTTCATGAAGGACCTAATATTTTAAGAGGAACTAGTCAAGTTCCTATAAAAAAATCTATGATAACAACTGTGGAACCAGGAATATATTTAGAAAATCAATATGGTATTCGTCTTGAAAATGAAATTTTAACAAAAGAATTCTGTAAAAATGAGTACGGAACTTTCCTAAATTTTGAAACTATCACTTTTGTTCCTTTTGATTTTGAAGCTATTGATTTAGATTATTTGACTAGAGATGAAATAGAATGGTTAAATTCTTTTAATAGTCATATTTTTAAAACATTAAGACCTTTTTTAGAAGAAAAAGAAGTTTTTTGGTTAGAAAATTTTACTAAAAAAATTTAA
- a CDS encoding 2-hydroxyacid dehydrogenase translates to MKVKLIEPLVVPKEVIDKLSEEIINMGHEFIYYDTKTTDIEEMKKRVSDADILMIANNPLPNEVIETAPNLKMISIAFTGFDHVGKLAKEKNITVCNAAGYANNAVAELVIGLTLDLMRNINKCNSVIRKGGTIAGLIGGEIKGKTVGIVGTGRIGTMTANLFKCMGATLLGYDVVENEEAKKLGMKYVEIDELMKNSDIVSLHLPLDETTKGFISRERLELMKETSVLINCARGGVVDNKALAEILNEEKIAGAGIDVFDMEPPIPSDYPLLNAKNTILTPHVAFASHESMKIRAEITFDNVVNYLKGTPINIVKL, encoded by the coding sequence ATGAAAGTAAAATTAATAGAACCATTAGTTGTACCAAAAGAAGTAATAGATAAGTTAAGTGAAGAAATAATAAATATGGGTCATGAATTTATTTATTATGATACAAAAACAACAGATATAGAAGAGATGAAAAAAAGAGTTTCTGATGCTGATATTTTAATGATAGCTAATAATCCATTACCTAATGAAGTTATTGAAACTGCTCCTAATTTAAAAATGATTTCAATAGCTTTTACAGGATTTGACCATGTGGGAAAATTAGCCAAAGAAAAAAATATAACTGTATGTAATGCCGCTGGTTATGCTAATAATGCTGTGGCTGAATTAGTAATCGGATTAACACTAGATTTAATGAGAAATATAAATAAATGTAATTCAGTTATAAGAAAAGGTGGAACTATAGCTGGACTTATTGGTGGAGAAATAAAAGGAAAAACTGTTGGAATTGTAGGAACAGGAAGAATTGGAACAATGACAGCTAATTTATTTAAGTGTATGGGAGCTACTTTATTAGGTTATGATGTAGTAGAAAATGAAGAAGCTAAAAAATTAGGTATGAAATATGTTGAAATAGATGAGTTGATGAAAAATTCAGATATAGTTTCTCTTCATCTTCCTTTAGATGAAACTACAAAAGGATTTATTTCAAGAGAAAGATTAGAATTGATGAAAGAAACAAGTGTATTAATAAATTGTGCTAGAGGTGGAGTAGTAGATAATAAAGCTTTAGCTGAAATATTAAATGAAGAAAAAATAGCTGGAGCTGGAATAGACGTATTTGATATGGAACCACCTATTCCATCAGATTATCCTTTACTAAATGCAAAAAATACAATTTTAACTCCACATGTGGCTTTTGCTTCACATGAATCAATGAAAATAAGAGCCGAAATAACTTTTGATAATGTAGTTAATTATTTAAAAGGAACTCCAATAAATATTGTAAAATTATAA
- a CDS encoding ABC transporter permease has translation MFEFFIAKKHILEKKKQSIIGIIGIMIGITVLIVSIGISNGLDKNMIDSILSLSSHVSVYDVNDKKEYEKLEKEIRKIPEVKGVLPKISTQGLIKYKGIYGDYISGVKIEGFDIKKAQEAIELDKKIVAGKMDYQKKNGIYIGNELYKQLGAKIGNKITVVSAENQELPFEIAGVFESGYYEYDINMVIIPLETAQYMMYMEDRITNLEITLYNPYEAEKISNELFEKFGVFNRTWGSQNKNLLSALALEKTVMIIVFSLIVVIAGFVVWVIMNMLVREKIKDIGIMRAMGFTKKNIMKIFLIEGMLLGVIGIFIGVILSLGILWYIKNYSIAGITSIYYLSKVPIEISAKEIFIIVFINFIVIFLSSIFPAYRAGKMETMEALRYE, from the coding sequence ATGTTTGAATTCTTTATAGCAAAAAAACATATACTAGAAAAAAAGAAACAAAGTATCATAGGAATTATAGGAATAATGATAGGAATTACTGTATTAATAGTTTCTATTGGTATTTCTAATGGACTTGATAAAAATATGATTGATAGTATTTTATCTCTTAGCAGTCATGTTAGTGTTTATGATGTAAATGATAAAAAAGAATATGAAAAATTAGAAAAAGAAATAAGAAAAATTCCAGAAGTAAAGGGAGTTTTACCAAAAATTTCTACTCAAGGACTTATTAAATATAAAGGTATTTATGGAGATTATATTTCAGGAGTAAAAATAGAAGGATTTGATATAAAAAAAGCTCAGGAAGCTATTGAATTAGATAAAAAGATAGTTGCTGGAAAAATGGATTATCAAAAGAAAAATGGAATTTATATAGGAAATGAATTATATAAACAACTTGGAGCAAAAATTGGAAATAAAATTACTGTAGTATCAGCAGAAAATCAAGAGTTACCTTTTGAAATAGCTGGAGTTTTTGAAAGTGGTTATTATGAATATGATATAAATATGGTGATTATTCCTTTAGAAACAGCTCAATATATGATGTATATGGAGGATAGAATTACAAATTTAGAAATAACTCTTTATAATCCTTATGAAGCTGAAAAAATTTCTAACGAGTTATTTGAAAAATTTGGAGTATTTAATAGAACTTGGGGTTCTCAGAATAAAAATTTATTATCTGCTTTAGCTTTGGAGAAAACTGTAATGATAATTGTATTTTCTTTAATAGTTGTTATAGCTGGATTTGTTGTTTGGGTCATAATGAATATGTTGGTTAGAGAAAAAATAAAAGATATTGGAATAATGAGAGCTATGGGATTTACGAAAAAAAATATAATGAAAATATTTTTAATAGAGGGAATGCTTTTAGGAGTTATAGGAATTTTTATAGGAGTAATACTTTCTTTAGGAATTTTATGGTATATAAAAAATTACTCAATAGCAGGGATAACAAGTATTTATTATTTAAGTAAAGTACCTATAGAAATATCAGCAAAAGAAATTTTTATAATAGTATTTATAAACTTTATAGTAATATTTTTATCAAGTATATTCCCAGCTTATAGAGCAGGAAAAATGGAAACAATGGAGGCATTGAGATATGAGTAA
- a CDS encoding ATP-binding protein has protein sequence MKKTIIFIFFFYSILINAVLIEKEDNQEKEKYIVAVEGKQPPLQFIEDGEIKGFNIDLLNLIGEKCNIDFKFIQMDKNKSLEKLKKREVDLILGIRFEKELENRYRHTESIGDYTVCIVAPKNKIKKLKEGFGNSNFLVGVEKDSSEYNYLKTMKKINFNIVFDQKSLYELLKLNRADFIIGVKEIAEYMLLTDEFKSKYEIVNSYTAPVSYYIGVSYINEKLLKVLNEEIKNLKINGEYEKLFLKWNKEAELEREKEMLKKLKTISIVVIFLVFILLIISFLNFQLKKVVKEKTSELRKSNEELEKKIIEIRNNNELNSIICESSPRCITILDRYKRITFMNKNAINLFCPNGDFKGKTFYNYPIMEKILGNGIFEETIFKNKAHITREIKVSNKEKEEYYRYTLYPLLDYQKNNIGVFLTMEEFTEEKRYKDKIMRKEKDAAITTIIAGIAHEIRNPMTAIKTYIELLPLKKDNEKFREQLVTIVPKEVERVNKLIENLIDYVRPKQNLINIINIYEIINSSIILLKPTLNKNKIKLELNVLDKLTTKGDAGQIKQVIINLLLNAIDAIKEKREKLKLEEELKIKISGYIAENYVIIEILDEGIGMTKEELVNIFEVFYTTKSKGTGLGLSLSKQLIEKNNGQLYVESKKEKYSKFTIVFEVMN, from the coding sequence ATGAAAAAAACAATAATTTTTATTTTCTTTTTTTATTCTATTTTGATAAATGCAGTTTTGATAGAAAAAGAAGATAATCAAGAAAAAGAAAAATATATTGTGGCTGTAGAGGGAAAACAGCCACCTTTACAATTTATAGAAGATGGAGAAATAAAAGGATTTAATATAGATTTATTGAATTTAATAGGAGAAAAATGTAATATAGATTTTAAATTTATTCAAATGGATAAAAATAAATCTTTAGAAAAATTAAAAAAAAGAGAAGTAGACCTTATTTTAGGAATTAGATTTGAAAAAGAATTAGAAAATAGATATAGACATACAGAAAGTATAGGTGATTATACTGTTTGTATAGTTGCACCTAAAAATAAAATAAAAAAATTAAAAGAAGGATTTGGAAACTCTAATTTTTTAGTTGGAGTAGAAAAAGATTCTTCAGAATACAATTATTTAAAAACAATGAAAAAAATAAATTTTAATATTGTTTTTGACCAAAAATCTCTTTATGAACTTTTAAAATTAAATAGAGCGGATTTTATAATTGGAGTTAAGGAAATTGCAGAGTATATGCTTTTAACTGATGAATTTAAAAGTAAATATGAGATAGTTAATAGTTATACAGCTCCTGTAAGTTATTATATTGGAGTTTCATATATAAATGAAAAACTTTTAAAAGTATTAAATGAAGAGATTAAAAATTTAAAAATAAATGGTGAATATGAAAAATTATTTTTAAAATGGAATAAAGAAGCTGAATTAGAAAGAGAAAAAGAAATGTTAAAAAAATTAAAAACTATATCAATAGTAGTTATTTTTTTAGTATTTATTTTACTAATAATTTCTTTTTTAAATTTTCAATTAAAAAAAGTAGTAAAAGAAAAAACTTCTGAACTTAGAAAAAGTAATGAAGAATTAGAGAAAAAAATTATAGAAATTAGAAACAATAATGAGTTAAATAGTATAATTTGTGAAAGTAGTCCTAGATGCATAACTATTTTAGATAGATATAAAAGAATAACTTTTATGAATAAAAATGCTATTAATTTATTTTGTCCTAATGGTGATTTTAAAGGAAAAACTTTTTATAATTATCCAATAATGGAAAAAATATTAGGAAATGGGATTTTTGAAGAAACTATATTTAAAAATAAAGCTCATATCACTAGGGAAATAAAAGTATCAAATAAAGAGAAAGAAGAATATTATAGATATACTTTGTATCCTTTATTAGATTATCAAAAAAATAATATTGGTGTTTTTTTAACAATGGAAGAATTTACAGAAGAAAAAAGATATAAAGATAAAATAATGAGAAAAGAAAAAGATGCAGCTATAACTACTATAATAGCAGGAATAGCTCATGAAATAAGAAATCCAATGACTGCAATAAAAACTTATATAGAATTACTTCCTCTTAAGAAAGATAATGAAAAATTCAGAGAGCAATTAGTGACTATAGTTCCTAAAGAGGTAGAGAGAGTAAATAAATTAATAGAGAATTTAATAGATTATGTAAGACCAAAACAGAATCTAATAAATATTATAAATATATATGAAATTATAAATTCTTCAATTATTTTATTGAAACCTACTTTGAATAAAAATAAAATAAAATTAGAATTAAATGTATTGGATAAACTTACAACTAAAGGTGATGCAGGACAAATAAAGCAAGTTATAATAAATTTACTTTTAAATGCTATTGATGCTATTAAAGAAAAAAGAGAAAAATTGAAATTAGAAGAGGAATTAAAAATAAAAATTAGTGGTTATATAGCAGAAAATTATGTTATCATAGAAATTTTAGATGAAGGAATAGGAATGACAAAAGAAGAATTAGTAAATATTTTTGAAGTTTTCTATACAACTAAAAGTAAAGGGACAGGATTAGGTTTATCTTTATCTAAACAATTAATAGAAAAAAATAATGGACAACTATATGTTGAAAGTAAAAAGGAAAAATATTCAAAATTTACAATTGTTTTTGAGGTGATGAATTGA
- a CDS encoding ABC transporter ATP-binding protein, with translation MSNILELKNIYKEYKGVSETLHILKDLNLTIEEGEFISIVGKSGSGKSTLLNVIGLLDTINSGEIYICGEKIDRGNHKKIDILKNKDIGFVFQFHYLLPEFTALENVMLPALLTNYSDKKNIEKKAKDILNKVGLGERYHHKPNQLSGGEKQRVAIARALINNPKIILADEPTGNLDEETSNEIHNLLKKINKENKQTIIVVTHSRELANITDKSYSVKNGKLFLEN, from the coding sequence ATGAGTAATATACTAGAATTAAAAAATATTTATAAAGAATACAAAGGAGTTAGTGAGACTTTACATATATTAAAAGATTTAAATTTAACGATTGAAGAGGGAGAATTTATATCTATTGTGGGAAAATCAGGTTCTGGAAAATCTACTCTTTTAAATGTAATAGGACTTTTAGACACTATCAATAGTGGAGAAATTTATATATGTGGAGAGAAGATAGATAGAGGAAATCATAAAAAAATAGATATATTAAAAAATAAAGATATTGGTTTTGTTTTCCAATTTCATTATCTTTTACCAGAGTTTACAGCTTTAGAAAATGTAATGTTACCAGCTTTACTTACAAATTATAGTGATAAAAAAAATATAGAAAAAAAAGCTAAAGATATTTTGAATAAGGTTGGTTTAGGAGAAAGGTATCATCATAAACCAAATCAGTTATCTGGTGGAGAAAAACAAAGAGTTGCCATAGCTAGAGCTTTAATAAATAATCCAAAAATAATTTTAGCTGATGAGCCTACAGGAAATTTAGATGAGGAAACAAGTAATGAAATTCACAATCTTTTAAAGAAGATAAATAAGGAAAATAAACAGACAATAATTGTTGTAACTCACTCTAGAGAATTGGCAAATATAACGGATAAAAGTTATTCTGTAAAAAATGGTAAATTATTTTTAGAAAATTAA
- a CDS encoding C-GCAxxG-C-C family (seleno)protein yields the protein MLKDIAKKYYLEKSYNCAESIFLASNEYYNLGLNEKMREVVTAFGGGMGCGRTCGALTGALAILGVMVHMEKEPFHQVCTKLIEDYEKELETSVCDELKIRYKTEKERCWKTVEIASDVFEKFIEEVAPEYKK from the coding sequence ATGTTAAAAGATATAGCAAAAAAATATTATTTAGAAAAATCATATAATTGTGCTGAGAGTATATTTTTAGCAAGTAATGAGTATTATAATTTAGGATTAAATGAAAAAATGAGAGAAGTCGTAACAGCTTTTGGTGGTGGAATGGGTTGTGGTAGAACTTGTGGAGCTTTAACAGGAGCGTTGGCTATATTAGGAGTTATGGTACATATGGAGAAAGAACCATTTCATCAAGTATGTACAAAATTAATAGAAGATTATGAAAAAGAATTAGAAACAAGTGTGTGTGATGAATTGAAAATAAGATATAAAACAGAAAAAGAAAGATGTTGGAAAACTGTAGAAATTGCATCTGATGTTTTTGAAAAATTTATAGAAGAGGTAGCTCCAGAATATAAAAAATAG